The sequence below is a genomic window from Micromonospora aurantiaca ATCC 27029.
GTTGGTCTGTGGTCGGTAGCGGCGGGTGAAGCGGGCGGTGGCACCGAGGTCGGTCAGGGCCTGGTGCCAGGCTCGGCCGCGGCGGTAGGTCAATGCGTTGTCGGTCGTGACGCGTTCGACGCGGGTGATTCCGTGGGTGGCGAAGTGCTCGGCGGCGCGGCGGAGGAAGCCGGCACAGGTGTCGGTCTTCTCGTCGGGGTGGATCTCGGCGTAGGCGAGACGGGTGTGGTCGTCGATGGCGCAGTGCACGTAGTCGAAGCCGACACGGCCGGCGGTGCGGGCACGGCGGTGTTCCAGGCTGTCGCGGCCCAAGATGCGCCAGCCGCCGCCGTCGCGAACCCGGCCGAGTTTCTTGACGTCGACGTGGATCAGCTCGCCGGGCCGGTCGCGCTCGTAGCGGCGGATGAGCTGACCGGTGGGCCGGTCGAGCCAGGCCAGGCGGTGTAGACCGTGCCGCGTCAGAACGGCGTGCACCGTCGAGGCCGGCATCCCGAGCAACGGTCCGAGCCGGCGAGCCCCGAGTTTGCGTTCCTGGCGCAGTTGGCAGACCCGCGCCTCCAACTGGGCGGGCGTCTTGTGCGGCTGGTGGTGAGCCCGGCTGGATCGATCCCGCAGACCAGCGTCGCCCTCGGCCCGCCACCGCTGTAGCCACTTGTAGCCGGTGGCCCGAGAACAGCCCAGTTCCTTCACGACGTGGGCCACCGGCCGACCCTGGTCAACGACACGCGTGATGAGCAGCCGCCGGCCGTGGATGGTCAGCCGGGCATTACGGTGGGCCATGGAGACCTCCGGTTCCGTGTGGGCGTCAGCACCTCACACCTCGCCGGAGGTCTCGCCTCGTCTCAAGCCGCCACGCCGTCAACAACCCTCATGGGCATTACACCTAGCGCCGGCCGGCTCCGGCGGGCCCCACGGCGGCCGCGTCCGAAGGAGGTCCCCGTGATCATCGAACGTACGACCCTCCCCGGCATCGGGGTCCGGCACACGCTGACCACGGAGGAGGGCCGCCGCATCGGCGTGATCGACTACCAGGTCGGCGGCCGGCGCGACGTCGTCCACGACGACCCGGACGACCCGGACCGCATGGTCACGCTCACC
It includes:
- a CDS encoding IS481 family transposase — translated: MAHRNARLTIHGRRLLITRVVDQGRPVAHVVKELGCSRATGYKWLQRWRAEGDAGLRDRSSRAHHQPHKTPAQLEARVCQLRQERKLGARRLGPLLGMPASTVHAVLTRHGLHRLAWLDRPTGQLIRRYERDRPGELIHVDVKKLGRVRDGGGWRILGRDSLEHRRARTAGRVGFDYVHCAIDDHTRLAYAEIHPDEKTDTCAGFLRRAAEHFATHGITRVERVTTDNALTYRRGRAWHQALTDLGATARFTRRYRPQTNGKAERFNRTLCDEWAYAQPFTNNQQRADALPAWLHTYNHHRNHTSLGGKPPISRVNNAAGHYS